One stretch of Podospora pseudoanserina strain CBS 124.78 chromosome 4, whole genome shotgun sequence DNA includes these proteins:
- a CDS encoding hypothetical protein (EggNog:ENOG503P8NI; COG:S), which yields MAPHVQTFPSSQLPSHIHHLPNSSHRARKTPSGKPTDLSRDCELFSFVQYDCQIARPNEANCPVVCTPVQRFFRVL from the exons atgGCCCCGCACGTCCaaaccttcccctcctcccagctcccctcccacatccaccacctccccaacagcTCCCACCGCGCCCGCAAGACCCCCAGCGGGAAACCGACCGACCTCTCCCGCGACTGCGAACTCTTCTCGTTTGTGCAGTACGACTGCCAGATCGCCCGCCCCAACGAGGCCAACTGCCCCGTCGTGTGCACGCCCGTCCAGCGCTTTTTCAGGGT TTTGTAG
- a CDS encoding hypothetical protein (EggNog:ENOG503P7VN) produces the protein MNATEAAGRRLLGEIEEMALDEVLAAFRTGFRAAACTGGHNDAIIGHNDAVSVKKEEDAQYGPKTFPIEALNDLVQRNFRATGSAPLAVSGRYYELVYVLIATLIASPWDKAVVVVDLEGKFDPLRVLAAPLAGPVSSLQDNEKTATKRARVERSDLEHIHILQPKKGNWEQQPPARFVSACLTTMEEYMLYGAHRSRGRQWWGTVLIGGGFNPVGGLPKAVSAQVAVTAGRRGWLRVERAEVPGFGELSVEQASRDREKRQQAVEQMGWVGSSPRGGFSFGGEAP, from the exons ATGAATGCGACtgaggcggcggggaggaggttgttgggcgAGATTGAGGAGATGGCGTTGGATGAG GTTCTCGCCGCTTTTCGCACGGGCTTTCGAGCCGCTGCCTGCACCGGCGGCCACAACGACGCCATCATCGGCCACAACGACGCTGTGagtgtcaagaaggaggaggatgcacAATATGGGCCCAAGACATTTCCGATTGAGGCTCTCAATGACCTTGTGCAACGCAACTTTCGAGCGACTGGGTCAGCACCACTGGCGGTTTCCGGGCGGTATTACGAGCTGGTTTACGTGCTGATTGCGACGCTCATCGCGAGCCCGTGGGacaaggcggtggtggtggttgacttGGAAGGAAAATTCGATCccttgagggtgttggctgCTCCGCTTGCTGGGCCGGTATCATCATTGCAAGACAACGAAAAAACAGCGACAAAGCGGGCGAGGGTAGAGAGAAGCGACTTGGAACACATTCACATCCTGCAGCCGAAGAAGGGAAACTGGGAACAACAGCCACCTGCTCGATTTGTCTCGGCCTGTCTCACCACCATGGAGGAGTACATGCTCTACGGAGCCCACCGGAGCCGGGGACGGCAGTGGTGGGGCACCGTGCTCATCGGAGGCGGCTTCAACCCCGTTGGAGGCCTGCCAAAGGCCGTCTCCGCCCAAGTCGCAGTGACGGCCggacggagggggtggctcagggtggagagggccgaGGTGCCTGGGTTTGGGGAGTTGAGTGTGGAACAGGCATCGAGAGATCGGGAGAAGCGGCAACAAGCGGTTGAGCagatgggttgggttgggagttCCCCACGGGGAGGATTTTCCTTTGGCGGAGAGGCTCCGTAA
- a CDS encoding hypothetical protein (EggNog:ENOG503NWHC; COG:G) has protein sequence MSTTNNNTLTTPVPQRPSMCPRQLSSSSFASAFEVARTKLSELGVEEPDTDDDNTLSPFSSSSGEEDDSDSSPYSPSVESDSSTSEAASPLHSPLTAPVTPAGLDPDVADNFAFAFDIDGVLVRGGKPIPEAIEAMKVLNGENPFGIKVPYIFLTNGGGKFETERCRDLSRQLEIDVSPGQFICGHTPMREFANKYGTVLVVGGEGEKCREVAESYGFRDVITPGDIIKANAATAPFRALTESEIKNSRDLLARGGKMSDIVVEAVFVFADSRDWASDLQIMLDIAQSKGGRLETRSENFDEGPPIYFSHNDVLWSAAHEHVRLGMGALRKIVETVFEDVSGGRKLKTHAFGKPQVSTFEFATRLLQQWRATQHGLAESEPPETVYFVGDTPESDIKGTNAMNEKSKNEWYSILVKTGVYQAGTEPKHKPRKLVDTVLDAVNHGIRREMAKLGTRKDGKGRKLPLDDVALKAISEGRTPNFELSADPFAKAVEQQQVQ, from the coding sequence ATGTcgaccaccaacaacaacaccctgaCCACCCCGGTCCCCCAGAGGCCGTCCATGTGCCCTCGCCAgctctccagcagcagcttcgcCTCGGCCTTTGAGGTGGCCCGCACCAAGCTCAGCGAGCTCGGAGTCGAGGAGCCAgacaccgacgacgacaacactctttcccccttttccagctcgtcgggagaagaggatgacTCCGACTCCTCTCCTTACTCTCCCTCAGTCGAGAGCGACTCCAGCACCAGCGAAGCCGCTTCACCACTCCACTCTCCCCTGACTGCTCCCGTCACACCAGCTGGCCTCGACCCAGATGTCGCCGACAACTTCGCCTTTGCCTTTGACATCGACGGCGTTCTTGTCCGCGGCGGGAAGCCCATCCCCGAGGCCATCGAAGCGATGAAGGTCCTCAACGGGGAGAACCCCTTCGGCATCAAGGTCCCCtacatcttcctcaccaacggcggcggcaagtTCGAGACCGAGCGCTGCCGGGATCTGTCCCGCCAGCTCGAGATTGATGTTTCTCCCGGCCAGTTCATCTGCGGCCACACTCCCATGAGGGAGTTTGCCAACAAGTACGGcaccgtcctcgtcgtcggcggggagggagaaaagtGCCGCGAGGTTGCCGAGTCCTACGGCTTCCGGGATGTCATCACTCCAggcgacatcatcaaggccaaCGCCGCCACTGCCCCCTTCCGCGCCTTGACCGAGTCTGAGATCAAGAACTCTCGTGATCTCCTCGcaagaggggggaagatgagcgacatcgtcgtcgaggCCGTCTTTGTCTTTGCCGACAGCCGGGACTGGGCCTCGGACCTGCAGATCATGCTCGACATTGCCCAGTCCAAGGGCGGCAGATTGGAAACCCGCTCCGAGAACTTTGACGAGGGTCCCCCGATCTACTTCAGCCATAATGACGTTCTCTGGTCGGCGGCGCACGAGCACGTCCGGCTGGGCATGGGCGCCCTGAGGAAGATTGTCGAGACAGTGTTTGAGGACGTGTCCGGCGGCAGGAAGCTCAAGACGCACGCGTTCGGCAAGCCGCAGGTGAGCACATTTGAGTTTGCGACCCGGCTGCTCCAGCAGTGGAGGGCCACCCAGCACGGGCTGGCCGAGAGTGAGCCGCCCGAGACGGTCTACTTTGTCGGCGACACCCCCGAGAGCGACATCAAGGGGACGAACGCCATGAACGAGAAGAGCAAGAATGAGTGGTACAGCATCTTGGTCAAGACGGGGGTGTACCAGGCCGGCACCGAGCCGAAGCACAAGCCCAGAAAGCTGGTGGACACGGTGCTGGACGCGGTGAACCACGGAAtcaggagggagatggccaAGCTGGGGACGAGGAAGGATGGcaaggggaggaagctgCCCTTGGATGATGTCGCGCTCAAGGCGATTAGCGAGGGGAGGACGCCCAATTTTGAGCTGAGTGCCGATCCCTTTGCCAAGGCggttgagcagcagcaggtgcaATGA
- a CDS encoding hypothetical protein (EggNog:ENOG503NWZ6; COG:S), which produces MGYVAGSDPVYQATRRRILSRRNPYYADGEVVKGVGSPHTGPGKVWPMSLVMQIMTSEDDEEIRGALKQILGSTDGLGLIHESIDGWDSTKWTREWFSWANGLFGAMIVDLAKRKEGLLRESFQ; this is translated from the coding sequence ATGGGGTACGTGGCCGGTAGTGATCCGGTTTATCAGGCTACGAGGAGACGGATCCTCAGCAGGAGAAATCCGTACtatgctgatggggaggtggtcaagGGGGTTGGGTCACCGCACACGGGCCCGGGCAAGGTTTGGCCTATGAGTTTGGTGATGCAGATTATGAcgagcgaggatgatgaggaaatTAGGGGCGCGTTGAAACAAATTTTAGGGAGTACggatgggttggggctgATCCATGAAAGCATTGACGGATGGGATAGCACAAAGTGGACGAGGGAGTGGTTCAGCTGGGCCaatgggttgtttggggcGATGATCGTGGATTTGGCGAAAAGGAAAGAGGGTTTGTTGAGAGAGAGCTTCCAGTGA